One Defluviitoga tunisiensis genomic window carries:
- a CDS encoding acyl-CoA carboxylase subunit beta, whose amino-acid sequence MPDEEMQQKIDEYKKRKDKLYLGGGKDRIDKQHKQGKLTARERISLLVDEGTFEEIDIFVKHRCTYFGLDQKEFPYDGVVTGFGEINGKKVAVFSQDFTVQGGSLGEMHAKKIMKLQDHALKYGIPIIGINDSGGARIQEAVDALYGYGGIFYRNTLSSGVIPQITIIAGPCAGGAVYSPALTDFTIMVDKTSQMFITGPQVVKSVTGEDVDKETLGGAKIHNSKSGVAHLLASNDEEAMKITRKLLSYLPQNNIDPVEIFPYDETYRLSEDINSMVSPDPKKSYDVKNIIELVFDPDSFFEIHPHFAKNIVVGFARLQGQSVGIIANQPKILAGSLDIDASDKAARFIRFCDAFNIPIITLVDTPGYLPGVNQEHGGIIRHGAKLLYAYSEATVPLITVILRKAYGGAYIAMGSQHLGADFVFAWPTAEIAVMGPEGAANIIFAKEIESSENPEDTRQKCIQEYKERFSNPYEAASRGYIEDVIEPKETREKLIKALSASFSKVESRPSKKHGNIPL is encoded by the coding sequence GAAAAGATAGAATAGACAAGCAACATAAACAAGGAAAATTAACGGCTCGTGAAAGAATAAGCCTTCTTGTTGATGAAGGAACTTTTGAAGAAATAGATATCTTTGTTAAGCATAGATGTACTTATTTTGGGTTAGATCAAAAAGAATTTCCATATGATGGAGTTGTTACTGGATTTGGAGAAATAAATGGTAAAAAGGTCGCGGTTTTTTCACAAGATTTTACAGTTCAGGGTGGATCATTAGGAGAAATGCATGCTAAAAAGATCATGAAATTGCAAGATCATGCCTTAAAATATGGTATCCCAATAATAGGAATAAATGATTCTGGAGGCGCTAGAATTCAGGAAGCGGTAGATGCGCTTTATGGTTATGGAGGAATATTTTATAGAAACACACTATCTTCTGGTGTGATTCCTCAGATCACCATCATAGCTGGACCATGTGCTGGAGGTGCTGTTTATTCGCCAGCTTTAACAGATTTTACTATCATGGTTGATAAAACTTCTCAAATGTTTATAACTGGTCCTCAAGTTGTAAAATCTGTAACGGGTGAAGATGTTGACAAGGAAACACTTGGAGGAGCAAAAATACATAACTCCAAAAGTGGGGTAGCACATCTTTTAGCATCAAATGATGAAGAAGCAATGAAGATAACAAGAAAATTACTATCGTATCTTCCTCAGAATAATATAGATCCAGTTGAAATTTTTCCTTACGATGAGACTTATAGATTATCAGAAGATATTAATTCAATGGTATCGCCCGATCCTAAAAAGAGCTATGATGTTAAGAACATAATAGAACTTGTTTTCGATCCTGATAGTTTTTTTGAAATACATCCCCATTTTGCAAAAAATATAGTGGTTGGTTTTGCAAGACTTCAAGGACAATCAGTAGGAATTATAGCAAATCAACCAAAGATTCTTGCAGGTTCTCTAGACATAGATGCGTCGGATAAAGCCGCTAGGTTCATTCGATTTTGTGATGCGTTTAATATCCCTATTATAACTCTTGTTGATACCCCCGGTTATTTGCCAGGGGTTAATCAAGAACATGGAGGGATAATAAGGCATGGTGCCAAACTTTTATATGCATATTCTGAAGCGACTGTTCCTTTAATAACAGTTATATTACGAAAAGCATATGGAGGAGCTTATATTGCAATGGGATCACAACATTTAGGTGCCGATTTTGTATTTGCTTGGCCTACTGCAGAAATTGCTGTGATGGGACCTGAAGGGGCTGCAAATATAATATTTGCAAAGGAGATAGAAAGCTCTGAAAATCCTGAAGATACAAGACAAAAATGCATCCAAGAATATAAAGAGAGATTTTCAAACCCATATGAAGCTGCATCAAGAGGGTATATAGAAGATGTTATTGAGCCTAAAGAAACTCGAGAAAAATTAATTAAAGCTCTTTCCGCGTCTTTTTCCAAAGTAGAGTCGAGACCTTCAAAAAAGCATGGCAATATACCTTTATAA
- a CDS encoding OadG family protein: protein MINVWMLTIMGILIVFSILIVLYFVIMSFKLFFRPNKTKKKQQNIPIKEPIEPLKLKKIKSKELDLTEEELVAVVAAISMYFVGKEFEIKSITRMDLLSERYKKNKLKDFNRTKWQKHNPSVSWIPYRKKRWR from the coding sequence ATGATTAATGTGTGGATGTTAACAATAATGGGTATTTTGATAGTTTTTTCTATATTAATTGTATTGTATTTTGTAATAATGTCATTTAAATTGTTCTTTAGACCAAATAAAACAAAGAAAAAACAACAAAATATACCCATTAAAGAACCTATTGAACCATTGAAATTAAAAAAGATAAAAAGCAAAGAATTAGATTTGACTGAAGAGGAACTGGTTGCGGTTGTTGCTGCGATCAGTATGTATTTTGTTGGTAAAGAGTTTGAAATAAAAAGTATAACTAGGATGGACCTTCTTTCAGAAAGATATAAAAAAAATAAATTAAAAGACTTCAATAGAACAAAATGGCAGAAACATAATCCTTCAGTTTCATGGATTCCCTATCGTAAAAAAAGGTGGAGGTAA
- a CDS encoding biotin/lipoyl-containing protein — protein MKKKFKVTINNKTYEVEVEDIGTELSISEDARTEISRRVEDDTNIKSLEKRKKKEAKKRKEKEVFSKEVNQLSEEMASTSGSEKEVKAPLPGIIIDVFVSEGQKINVGDTLVVIEAMKMENEIPSEYSGTVEKIFVKKGDTVEGDQILMLIK, from the coding sequence ATGAAAAAAAAATTTAAGGTTACTATAAACAACAAAACCTATGAGGTTGAAGTTGAGGATATTGGCACTGAGCTTTCGATAAGTGAAGATGCACGAACAGAGATTTCAAGAAGGGTAGAAGATGATACGAATATAAAGTCATTAGAAAAGAGGAAAAAGAAAGAAGCTAAAAAAAGAAAAGAAAAAGAAGTTTTTTCGAAAGAAGTTAATCAATTATCAGAGGAAATGGCATCGACTTCAGGCTCAGAGAAAGAAGTTAAGGCTCCTCTTCCTGGGATTATTATTGATGTTTTTGTTAGTGAAGGACAGAAGATAAATGTTGGAGACACTTTAGTAGTTATAGAAGCAATGAAAATGGAAAATGAGATACCCTCAGAATACAGTGGAACTGTTGAAAAAATTTTTGTTAAAAAAGGAGATACTGTTGAAGGAGATCAAATCTTGATGTTAATTAAATAA
- the rpsF gene encoding 30S ribosomal protein S6, with protein sequence MSKRYYETMFIIRTDLSEEERENLAQKVKNFIEERIDGEVEEFTRWGVRRLAYRTQKGKFTEGDYTYIIFKAEPDKLKELESFYRVTQEIFRYQTIRREDLEKKQKIRQKESKIKVEEPVQVIEEDNKENSESENE encoded by the coding sequence GTGAGCAAAAGGTATTATGAAACAATGTTTATTATACGGACAGATCTTTCAGAGGAAGAAAGAGAAAATTTAGCGCAAAAGGTTAAAAACTTCATCGAAGAAAGAATAGACGGTGAGGTCGAAGAGTTTACAAGATGGGGTGTCAGAAGATTAGCGTATAGAACCCAGAAAGGCAAATTTACCGAAGGCGATTACACCTACATAATCTTTAAGGCAGAACCAGATAAACTTAAAGAATTAGAAAGTTTCTATAGGGTAACGCAAGAAATATTTCGATATCAAACTATCAGGAGAGAAGATCTAGAGAAAAAGCAAAAAATAAGACAAAAAGAATCTAAAATAAAGGTAGAGGAGCCTGTACAAGTTATCGAAGAAGATAATAAAGAAAATAGCGAATCAGAGAATGAATAA
- a CDS encoding single-stranded DNA-binding protein, protein MSISYNKVILVGRLTKDPEVRSTVKGDPVATFRLAVDRQFSSDPNATDFINIVAFGKQAEFASNYLKKGKLILVEGSLRINQWTDRDNVRREKAEIWANRMNFMETKKDEEERIYSNTDIIVEESVHNNNDNNNFIESIDDETDASDYELPEFETDELFGLNFEDLDKDLFSEE, encoded by the coding sequence ATGTCTATTTCATATAATAAAGTCATTTTGGTAGGGAGATTAACAAAAGACCCAGAGGTAAGGTCTACAGTTAAAGGAGATCCTGTTGCCACTTTTAGGCTAGCAGTTGATAGACAATTTTCAAGTGATCCGAATGCAACAGATTTTATAAATATTGTTGCTTTTGGAAAACAGGCAGAATTTGCTTCTAACTACCTCAAAAAAGGTAAGTTAATATTAGTTGAAGGATCTCTTCGTATAAATCAATGGACAGATAGAGACAATGTTAGACGGGAAAAAGCTGAGATTTGGGCTAATAGAATGAACTTTATGGAAACGAAAAAAGATGAAGAAGAAAGAATATACTCTAATACCGATATAATTGTAGAAGAAAGTGTCCATAATAACAACGATAACAACAATTTTATTGAAAGTATTGATGATGAAACAGATGCTTCAGATTATGAATTACCAGAATTTGAAACTGATGAGTTGTTTGGATTAAATTTTGAAGATTTGGACAAAGACTTATTTTCTGAAGAATAG
- the rpsR gene encoding 30S ribosomal protein S18, whose protein sequence is MAYVRRDRKTVKRCKLCRDNVEYIDYKDLRRLREYINEKGKIIPKRINGNCAKHQRMVRNAIERARKMMLLPYTND, encoded by the coding sequence ATGGCATATGTTAGAAGGGATAGAAAAACTGTTAAACGATGTAAATTGTGTCGAGATAACGTAGAATATATTGATTATAAGGACTTAAGACGATTAAGAGAATATATAAATGAAAAAGGAAAGATTATACCTAAAAGAATAAACGGGAATTGTGCAAAGCATCAAAGAATGGTTAGAAACGCTATAGAAAGGGCTCGAAAAATGATGCTTTTGCCATATACAAACGATTAA
- the rplI gene encoding 50S ribosomal protein L9, which translates to MKVLLLEDVPKLGKKGEIKEVSDGYARNYLIPRNLAVEATNGYIKHIEENKKTEEKRKQSIKEQSEEILEKLKDVTVVIKVKAGEKGKLFGAVTSQDIASKIEEMVGIQFDKTWFEEKVNLKEVGTYMVKIKLPQGVKGEIKVELIPEK; encoded by the coding sequence ATGAAAGTATTGTTGTTAGAAGATGTACCAAAATTAGGCAAAAAAGGCGAAATAAAAGAAGTTTCTGATGGTTATGCAAGAAATTATCTTATTCCTAGAAATTTAGCTGTGGAAGCTACCAATGGATATATAAAACATATAGAGGAAAATAAAAAAACAGAAGAAAAAAGGAAACAGAGTATAAAAGAACAAAGCGAAGAAATTTTAGAAAAGCTAAAAGATGTAACTGTAGTTATTAAAGTTAAGGCTGGTGAAAAAGGGAAGTTATTTGGGGCAGTTACTTCTCAAGACATAGCTAGCAAAATAGAAGAAATGGTTGGGATACAATTTGATAAGACATGGTTTGAAGAGAAAGTTAATTTAAAAGAAGTAGGAACCTATATGGTTAAAATTAAACTGCCACAAGGAGTAAAAGGTGAAATCAAGGTAGAATTAATACCTGAGAAATAA
- a CDS encoding MBL fold metallo-hydrolase, with translation MEFIIKSKALYTTWVFYKPQRLLFDAGEGVSSELGNKIYGIEKIILTHSHVDHIAGLWGIINTRNNAMGSRNKKLEIYYPKGSTNIIEYLEFIKKMNKGLRYRLETHELNLTDTINLDNKRFLKPFKTRHTPGEVSFGYQILEKRKRLKSMYRDYPQDVIKDLIVNQKKDILEEYVANILTITGDALPIPPEFAKNCETLIHECTFFEESDRKIRNHTSLPELKKLVKATFPKRLIVYHVSSRYNRQINKVKNELRLEFPDIDIEIVHPEKVTKI, from the coding sequence TTGGAGTTTATAATTAAATCTAAGGCGCTTTACACAACATGGGTCTTTTACAAACCACAAAGATTACTTTTTGATGCAGGAGAAGGTGTGAGCTCAGAGCTAGGTAATAAGATATATGGCATTGAAAAAATTATTCTTACACACTCACACGTTGATCATATTGCAGGTTTATGGGGTATAATAAACACACGCAATAACGCGATGGGAAGTAGAAACAAAAAGTTAGAAATATACTATCCCAAAGGTTCTACAAACATTATAGAATATCTTGAATTCATAAAGAAAATGAATAAAGGGTTAAGATATCGCTTAGAAACTCATGAGCTAAATTTAACGGATACTATTAATTTGGATAATAAGAGATTTTTAAAACCATTCAAAACCAGACATACCCCAGGAGAAGTTTCATTTGGTTATCAGATATTAGAAAAGAGAAAAAGACTGAAATCAATGTATAGAGATTATCCTCAAGATGTAATAAAAGATTTAATAGTTAATCAAAAGAAAGATATTTTAGAAGAATATGTAGCAAACATTTTAACAATAACCGGAGACGCTCTACCTATACCCCCTGAATTTGCAAAAAATTGTGAGACATTGATACATGAATGTACTTTTTTTGAAGAGTCGGACAGAAAAATAAGAAATCATACATCTCTACCTGAACTAAAAAAACTTGTTAAAGCGACTTTCCCAAAAAGATTAATTGTATATCACGTATCTAGTAGGTATAATAGACAAATTAATAAAGTTAAAAATGAGTTAAGACTTGAGTTTCCAGATATAGATATAGAGATAGTCCATCCGGAAAAAGTTACAAAAATATAG
- a CDS encoding NfeD family protein, whose product MGQWGLWVIFAIIFAIAEALTPTFFFLWFAIGAGAAAITSLFIASVSWNLAIFLVVSFTLWISTRKLVKNLYKKSTDLKTFQDQIVGMKGKIIKINENGEKILVKIKGDVWRAYPDETEKEKLEVDDEVLITKRSGNFVYVKKIRSENGEDSNFE is encoded by the coding sequence ATGGGTCAATGGGGTTTATGGGTAATATTTGCTATAATTTTTGCAATTGCAGAAGCCTTAACTCCAACATTCTTTTTTCTATGGTTTGCAATTGGTGCAGGTGCTGCTGCAATAACCTCTTTGTTTATTGCTTCTGTTTCTTGGAACCTAGCAATTTTTCTGGTTGTTTCATTCACTCTTTGGATTTCTACCAGAAAACTAGTCAAAAATTTATACAAGAAATCTACAGATCTAAAAACTTTTCAAGATCAAATTGTTGGAATGAAAGGCAAAATAATAAAAATCAATGAGAATGGCGAAAAAATATTGGTAAAGATTAAAGGAGATGTATGGCGAGCTTATCCTGATGAAACCGAAAAAGAAAAGTTAGAAGTAGATGATGAAGTCTTGATTACGAAGAGATCGGGGAATTTTGTTTATGTAAAAAAAATAAGATCCGAAAACGGTGAAGATAGCAATTTTGAATAA